One segment of Corynebacterium caspium DSM 44850 DNA contains the following:
- a CDS encoding ABC transporter ATP-binding protein, with protein MKSIIKIIRSTSALWPLYIGVALTSALSSVLAIATPFILREATDTIVATVYNDGSTPALTRNIIVFAAALFAIDLAHTLIHNVGGFIGDKMASRMRQILSTRYFAKLLALPQRYFDNQVTGTVIARLDRSIASITQFAQAFSNTMFPSLITLVASLAIMAYYDWPLAVLIALLFPIYLWLTTLTSKKWQLYEGKKNKHIDAAGGRFSEVISQVKVAKSFIAETRELNTFGQHYGKTVEITKKQSAFWHRMDTLRGAAMNLIFFGVYILLFSRTLHGVFSLGEMVMLLQLVHMARQPVFTMSWIVDSAQRAIAGSKDYFAVLAEKVEDTAHPELIAATESIAVPHIATSEVSTLQPKPGFPAIVFEDISFSYEANKPVLNHISFFANQGERIALVGESGGGKTTIVNLLLGLYTAQSGKLILCGTDTTEIENETLRASVGVVFQEPNLFSGTITENIAYGKPDATLAEIESAARRANAHDFIMKFPKGYDTVIGERGLRLSGGQKQRIAIARAMLKDAPILLLDEATSALDNRAEKAVQAGLAELMKDRTTIIIAHRLSTIADVDRIITLDEGRVDEIGTPAELAVSGGIYAQLLKLTASTSAEDRRRLAAFGFYDAQNEELDPETLPEPSDTAIASRD; from the coding sequence ATGAAATCCATAATTAAAATCATTCGTTCCACTTCAGCACTATGGCCGCTTTATATCGGGGTGGCCCTAACTTCTGCATTGAGCTCAGTCTTAGCCATTGCTACTCCTTTTATTTTGCGTGAGGCCACCGATACCATCGTTGCGACAGTTTATAACGATGGCTCCACACCTGCGTTAACCCGCAATATCATTGTTTTTGCCGCCGCCCTTTTTGCCATTGATTTGGCACATACCCTAATACATAATGTGGGTGGTTTTATAGGCGATAAAATGGCCTCGCGTATGCGACAAATTTTATCCACCAGATATTTCGCCAAATTATTAGCCTTGCCACAACGGTATTTTGATAACCAAGTAACCGGCACAGTAATTGCGCGCTTGGATCGCTCCATTGCTTCGATTACTCAGTTTGCCCAAGCATTTTCCAATACGATGTTTCCCAGTTTGATCACTTTAGTGGCCTCACTGGCGATAATGGCTTATTATGACTGGCCTTTAGCGGTGTTAATCGCCTTGCTTTTCCCCATCTACCTGTGGCTCACGACGCTAACTTCGAAAAAATGGCAGCTCTATGAGGGCAAGAAAAATAAACATATCGATGCTGCGGGGGGCCGTTTTTCAGAAGTAATTAGCCAGGTAAAGGTGGCAAAATCCTTTATTGCAGAAACCCGGGAACTCAACACCTTTGGGCAGCATTACGGGAAAACAGTAGAGATCACTAAAAAGCAATCTGCCTTCTGGCATCGCATGGATACTTTGCGAGGCGCAGCGATGAATCTAATTTTCTTCGGGGTTTATATCTTGCTGTTCTCTCGTACTTTGCACGGCGTTTTTAGTTTGGGTGAAATGGTGATGCTACTGCAGCTAGTCCATATGGCTCGGCAACCAGTATTTACGATGAGCTGGATTGTGGATTCTGCCCAACGCGCTATTGCTGGTTCCAAAGATTATTTTGCGGTATTAGCAGAAAAAGTTGAAGATACTGCGCATCCGGAGTTAATTGCTGCTACCGAATCTATTGCGGTGCCTCATATCGCCACCTCAGAAGTATCGACCTTGCAGCCTAAACCGGGTTTTCCAGCAATTGTTTTTGAAGACATCAGTTTTTCCTATGAGGCCAATAAACCAGTACTTAACCACATAAGCTTCTTTGCTAATCAAGGCGAAAGAATTGCCTTAGTTGGCGAATCCGGGGGCGGGAAGACCACTATCGTTAACTTATTGCTGGGCCTATATACTGCCCAATCTGGGAAATTAATATTATGTGGCACTGATACCACCGAAATTGAGAATGAAACTTTAAGGGCTTCAGTAGGGGTGGTATTCCAGGAGCCAAATTTATTTTCCGGCACCATCACCGAAAATATTGCTTATGGCAAACCCGATGCCACCTTGGCAGAAATTGAGAGTGCTGCCCGGCGCGCCAATGCTCATGACTTCATCATGAAGTTCCCTAAAGGTTATGACACTGTAATTGGAGAACGTGGTCTGCGTCTCTCGGGGGGACAAAAGCAACGTATAGCTATTGCCCGGGCAATGCTAAAAGATGCACCGATTTTACTTCTCGATGAGGCTACCTCTGCCCTAGATAATCGGGCAGAAAAAGCAGTTCAGGCCGGTTTAGCTGAACTTATGAAGGATCGGACGACGATAATTATCGCGCACCGGCTTTCCACCATTGCCGATGTTGACCGCATAATTACTCTGGACGAAGGTCGCGTAGATGAAATAGGCACCCCTGCTGAGCTGGCTGTTTCTGGTGGAATCTATGCCCAACTACTGAAACTTACTGCTTCTACTTCAGCTGAGGATCGGCGACGTTTGGCAGCTTTTGGTTTTTATGATGCCCAAAATGAAGAGTTAGATCCAGAAACCCTTCCAGAGCCTTCTGACACTGCAATAGCTAGCCGTGATTAG
- a CDS encoding MalY/PatB family protein, producing the protein MKFPDLIELRQRKTMKWTTYPDDVLPLWIAESDFPTAPAIKTALYKAIDDESFGYHPAHSELPEAVADFYAAHYGWHPNPERIVPIPDVVRGMVLAVQYFTRPDSPIIVPVPSYPPFLQIPKTLNRKTIYVNATGGLDLTEIEQAFANGAGSLLLASPNNPLGYTFSEEFLTALVAVADRYGGRILVDEIHAPLVFSGCNIPAAGISEQAAKVCITITATSKAWNIAGLKCAQMIFTNEQDWEIWQSLTEITKEGTSILGIIGATACYQKGWEHLQEQLSYLKETRDYLVEELPTQIPGLKISNPDATYLLWLDFRDTAIGKNPAQYLLEHAKVALNDGSAFGPGGAGHARLNFATSREILAEAISRMAQAIKQAGSAAPEL; encoded by the coding sequence ATGAAATTCCCAGATTTAATTGAACTTCGGCAGCGTAAAACTATGAAGTGGACAACTTATCCAGATGATGTGCTTCCTCTCTGGATAGCTGAATCGGATTTTCCCACTGCGCCAGCAATCAAAACTGCCCTATATAAGGCAATAGATGATGAAAGTTTTGGCTATCACCCTGCCCATTCTGAACTTCCTGAGGCCGTAGCTGACTTCTATGCAGCCCACTATGGGTGGCACCCTAATCCAGAACGAATTGTGCCGATTCCAGACGTCGTTCGAGGCATGGTTTTAGCCGTCCAATATTTCACCCGCCCAGATTCCCCAATTATTGTGCCAGTACCTAGTTATCCGCCCTTTTTACAGATTCCGAAAACCCTAAATAGAAAAACTATTTATGTGAATGCAACTGGCGGGCTGGATTTAACTGAGATCGAGCAAGCCTTTGCTAATGGCGCTGGATCTTTATTATTGGCTTCTCCTAATAATCCTTTGGGATATACCTTTAGCGAAGAGTTTTTAACAGCACTAGTTGCAGTGGCCGATAGATATGGCGGTCGAATTCTAGTAGATGAGATTCATGCACCTTTAGTGTTTTCCGGCTGTAATATTCCCGCTGCTGGCATCTCTGAACAAGCAGCCAAAGTCTGCATAACTATTACCGCTACCTCCAAGGCCTGGAATATTGCTGGTTTAAAATGTGCCCAGATGATTTTCACAAATGAGCAAGACTGGGAAATTTGGCAATCTTTAACTGAGATCACCAAGGAAGGAACTTCCATCCTGGGCATTATTGGGGCTACTGCGTGTTATCAAAAAGGCTGGGAACACCTGCAAGAACAGCTGAGCTACCTCAAAGAAACCCGCGATTACCTGGTTGAAGAACTTCCCACCCAAATCCCCGGCCTAAAAATTAGTAACCCAGACGCTACCTATTTGTTATGGCTAGATTTCCGCGATACAGCCATCGGCAAAAATCCGGCGCAATACCTTTTAGAACACGCCAAAGTAGCCCTTAATGATGGCAGCGCTTTCGGTCCTGGTGGCGCCGGCCATGCGCGGCTCAATTTTGCCACCTCGCGAGAAATTCTAGCCGAAGCCATTTCACGTATGGCACAAGCAATAAAACAGGCAGGCTCTGCGGCGCCTGAGCTTTAG
- the idi gene encoding isopentenyl-diphosphate Delta-isomerase, which translates to MAKSSSPSARASETELVVLAAPDGTPTGTAPKASVHTADTPLHFAFSAFLQNSAGELLITRRALSKLTWPGVWTNSFCGHPGPDEPLEAAIRRRANQELGIDPADLQDIRVVLPDFRYRAVDSSGVVENEICPVFVLRLAAGAEINPVAAEVDSWKWVDPTAVFAAISAVPEVFSPWMAEELAHRELREAF; encoded by the coding sequence ATGGCTAAGAGTTCCTCTCCTTCTGCTAGAGCTTCTGAAACTGAACTGGTGGTTTTGGCCGCACCCGACGGTACCCCCACTGGAACTGCGCCCAAAGCTAGCGTGCATACCGCAGATACCCCGCTACATTTTGCCTTTTCGGCTTTTTTACAAAATAGTGCCGGGGAGCTGCTCATAACGCGCCGGGCGCTTTCCAAGCTCACTTGGCCTGGGGTGTGGACCAATAGTTTTTGCGGGCATCCCGGACCAGATGAACCACTAGAAGCTGCTATTCGACGCCGCGCCAATCAAGAACTTGGAATTGATCCAGCAGACCTCCAAGATATTCGCGTGGTGCTCCCAGATTTCCGGTATCGTGCAGTCGATTCTTCTGGGGTGGTGGAAAACGAAATCTGTCCAGTTTTTGTGCTCCGGTTGGCCGCGGGGGCCGAAATAAACCCCGTGGCAGCCGAGGTGGATTCTTGGAAATGGGTGGACCCCACGGCGGTATTTGCGGCTATTTCTGCAGTACCGGAGGTTTTTTCGCCGTGGATGGCAGAAGAGCTAGCGCACCGCGAATTGCGTGAGGCTTTTTAA